In Triticum urartu cultivar G1812 chromosome 6, Tu2.1, whole genome shotgun sequence, the following proteins share a genomic window:
- the LOC125516493 gene encoding F-box/FBD/LRR-repeat protein At3g51530-like, with product MEFRSRCRLGFLDLDRISTLPDDLLLLILAKLPCIGVAARTSILSRRWRGLWASLRQIIFREVVFDSIEPALGQISFPPAVSLLEIHAPQQDIASTAQVNSLLSVAAELEPKEFVASFPSSFGLLGRSIIIDLPCFRHTTYIMLDHVYIRSVPVGVEFPVLETLSLLHCNGNLDALLSCCPRLGILLLSGILFETCDLRVNSPSLQELIVNPFSTEHVNIVAPMLKKLEILLTVMLEVNISVLAPIMENVWWYCCYTEESIVFGPWYLELLGLQATDRQGQLPLLHIRASVDSSLFPYEPNFAQEIEKHMVVDFSLLELDLKTDGHVFGALVFYLLQIDQISSSLRKLKIILLRSVV from the exons ATGGAGTTCAGATCTAGGTGTCGCCTGGGTTTCCTAGATCTAGATCGCATCAGCACCCTTCCCGATGATCTACTCCTCCTCATCCTTGCCAAGCTCCCCTGCATCGGAGTTGCGGCGCGCACAAGCATCCTCTCACGGCGATGGCGCGGCCTCTGGGCCAGTCTCCGCCAAATCATCTTTCGCGAGGTCGTGTTCGACTCAATCGAACCAGCACTCGGCCAGATCTCTTTTCCTCCTGCAGTTTCCCTGTTGGAAATCCATGCCCCCCAGCAGGACATAGCGAGCACCGCACAAGTCAACTCGTTGTTGTCCGTCGCCGCGGAACTTGAGCCGAAGGAGTTCGTTGCTTCCTTCCCCTCAAGCTTTGGCCTATTAGGAAGGTCCATCATCATTGATTTGCCTTGCTTCCGCCACACCACCTACATCATGCTGGATCATGTATACATTCGCTCTGTGCCAGTCGGCGTCGAGTTTCCTGTGCTCGAGACATTGTCCCTACTGCACTGCAATGGCAACCTCGATGCCTTGCTCTCATGCTGCCCGCGCTTGGGCATCCTCCTCCTCAGCGGCATTTTATTTGAGACGTGTGATCTAAGGGTGAATTCGCCGTCGCTACAGGAGCTTATTGTGAACCCATTCTCGACAGAACATGTCAACATTGTAGCCCCCATGCTTAAGAAATTGGAGATTCTCCTTACAGTGATGTTGGAGGTCAACAtttcggtcttggcaccaattaTGGAGAATGTCTGGTGGTACTGCTGCTACACAGAGGAATCTATTGTGTTTGGTCCTTGGTATCTCGAGTTGTTGGGGTTGCAGGCGACAGATAGACAAGGACAACTCCCTTTGTTGCATATTCGTGCAAGTGTA GACTCGTCACTTTTCCCCTATGAGCCCAACTTTGCACAGGAGATAGAGAAGCATATGGTTGTTGACTTCTCTCTTTTGGAGCTAGATCTCAAAACAGATGGACATGTTTTTGGAGCACTCGTGTTTTATCTCCTTCAGATTGATCAAATTTCTAGTTCACTTCGGAAGCTTAAGATCATCCTATTAAGATCAGTG GTTTAA
- the LOC125514604 gene encoding eukaryotic translation initiation factor 3 subunit J-A-like has translation MEDWENDDFQPIAPVVKAQPLKSNWEDEDVDEDDVKESWEEEEEKPKPQPVEKPAPKPSAKAAVKKGKQPSTSTEVVDDDVLDDPISEKLRQQRLVEEADFKATAELFAKKDGSEKSLETFIPKSESDFAEYAELIANKIRPYEKSFHYMGLLKNVMRLSMTSLKGADAKEISSSVTAIANEKIKAEKEAAAGKKKGGAKKKQLHIEKGEEDFVARPGASFDDPDEFDFM, from the exons AGAATGACGATTTTCAACCAATCGCGCCTGTTGTGAAAGCTCAACCTCTTAAAAGTAACtgggaagatgaagatgtggatgAAGATGATGTCAAAGAATCTtgggaagaggaggaagag AAACCTAAGCCACAACCTGTAGAAAAGCCTGCTCCAAAACCTAGTGCTAAAGCTGCTGTGAAAAAAGGCAAACAGCCCTCAACGAGTACTGAAGTAGTTGATGATGATGTTCTTGATGATCCTATTTCAGAGAAGCTTCGCCAACAAAG GCTAGTGGAAGAAGCTGACTTTAAGGCAACAGCAGAGCTTTTTGCAAAGAAGGACGGCAGTGAAAAGTCACTAGAGACTTTCATCCCGAAGTCTGAGAGCGACTTTGCGGAATATGCTGAGCTTATCGCAAACAAAATTCGCCCGTATGAG AAAAGCTTTCACTACATGGGTCTACTTAAGAATGTCATGAGACTTTCCATGACATCGTTGAAAGGTGCGGATGCGAAAGAAATATCCTCCTCCGTCACGGCAATTGCTAATGAAAAGATCAAGGCTGAGAAAGAAGCTGCAGCAGGCAAAAAGAAAGGAG GAGCAAAAAAGAAGCAGCTCCATATAGAGAAAGGAGAGGAGGACTTTGTTGCCCGACCGGGTGCATCTTTTGACGATCCCGACGAGTTCGACTTCATGTGA
- the LOC125517326 gene encoding F-box/LRR-repeat protein At2g43260-like — MGDSGGAFCTLGIGYAAPSGMFKVVRLTTTFSHGHQPEHTCELLALEDGARGWRRMQSPPIGDYFGLHKNSMVTIDGMLYFLYSLSPPRVGGDYVLRLDLETEQWKRSIKAPKMRSTMPRMVELNGTLCMVHSEGRRTKNACTTIWLLSDLAKGTWVKAYVIPMPHAVDLVIPLRMMRHDGKLMCYCLHNDRASPTLQVYDPLNGICTQLPDLPGNNLSDVGFCNLHLECYIRST, encoded by the coding sequence ATGGGCGACAGTGGCGGAGCGTTCTGCACCTTGGGCATCGGCTACGCTGCCCCGTCGGGCATGTTCAAGGTGGTCCGCCTCACGACCACATTCAGTCATGGTCATCAGCCGGAGCACACCTGCGAGCTTCTGGCGTTGGAAGACGGCGCCAGAGGATGGAGGCGGATGCAGTCACCACCAATTGGAGACTATTTCGGCCTCCACAAAAACTCTATGGTCACGATAGATGGTATGCTATACTTCCTTTACAGCTTGTCGCCACCGCGAGTGGGCGGGGACTATGTCCTCCGCCTTGACCTCGAGACCGAGCAATGGAAGAGGTCCATCAAAGCCCCAAAGATGAGATCGACGATGCCCCGTATGGTCGAGCTCAATGGAACCCTTTGCATGGTTCACTCGGAGGGACGCCGGACCAAAAATGCTTGCACGACCATATGGCTCCTGTCTGATTTGGCCAAGGGCACCTGGGTCAAGGCGTATGTGATCCCGATGCCTCATGCCGTCGATCTAGTGATCCCTCTGAGGATGATGCGTCATGATGGAAAGCTTATGTGCTATTGCTTACATAATGATAGAGCAAGTCCGACGCTACAAGTTTATGATCCGCTCAATGGGATATGCACACAGCTCCCAGATCTTCCGGGCAACAATTTGAGCGACGTTGGTTTTTGCAACCTGCACTTGGAATGTTATATACGGTCCACCTAA